The Novosphingobium terrae genome segment CGGTGATCGGTTCCTCCTGCCTTGGCGCTTCGGTGGTGGGGGGCGTATGCAACAATTCGGGCGGATCGCTGGTCCGGCGCGGGCCCGCCTACACGCAGATGGCGCTGTATGGGCAGGTGATGCCCGATGGCAGCCTGCGCCTTGTCAACCATCTGGGCATCGAACTGGGCGCGCAGCCTGAAATCATCCTCTCACGGCTGGATCAGGGCCAGTTCTCCGAAGCGGACATCGCCCCCGCCGACGACCGCTGGGCCCATGACCACAGCTACACCGCCCATGTCTGCGACATCGAGAGCGACACCCCCGCCCGCTTCAACGCCGACCCGCGCTGCCTGTTCGAGGCCGCGGGCAGCGCCGGCAAGCTGATCGTCTTCGCCGTCCGCCTCGACACCTTTGCGCAGGAGAAGGACACCGCCACCTTCTACATCGGCACAGACCGGCCCGCCGTGCTGACCGATCTGCGCCGCACCATGCTGGGCAGTTTCGCCGCGCCCCCTATCGCAGGCGAATACATGCACCGCACCGCCTTCGACATCGCCGACCGCTATGGCCGCGACACCTTCGTCGCCATCGAAAGGCTGGGCACGGACCGCCTGCCCGCGCTGTTCGCCGCCAAGGCCAAAGTCGATGCGCTGCTGGGCGCCGGGCGCAGCGACCGCCTGCTGCAATGGGCCAGCCGCCTGTTGCCCGATCATCTGCCACCCCGCATGCGGCAGTTTCGCGATCAATTCGCCCATCATTTGATCCTGAAGGTCTCACGCGATCAGGTGGATGAGACGCGCGCTCTGCTGGCCCGCCTGCTCCCGGGCGACGACGCAGGCGCTTTCTTCGAATGCAGCCCGCAAGAGGCCACCAAGGCCTTCCTGCACCGCTTTGTTGCCGCCGGGGCCGCCGTGCGCTATCGCGCGGTCCATCGGAAGGAGGTCGAGGATATCGTCGCCCTCGATATTGCGTTGCCCCGCAACACACGCGAATGGGTCGAGCATCTGCCCCCCGAACTGATCCGCCAGACCGTGTATGTGCTCTATTACGGCCATTTCTTCTGTCAGGTGTTCCATCAGGATTACATCGTGACCAAGGGCACCGACCCGCTGGCCTATGAGCATGCCCTCTGGGCCCTGCTGGACGAGCGCGGCGCGCAATATCCCGCCGAACACAATGTCGGCCATCTCTATGTGGCGCGGCCCGAACTGGCGGATTTCTATCGCCAGATCGATCCGCGCAACCAGCTCAACCCCGGCATCGGCCACACCACCCGCACGCGCGATTGGGTCGACACCACCAGCCATGGAGCCCCCCACCCATGACCTATTATCTGGGCATCGACGCCGGCGGCAGCAACTGCCGCGCCCGCCTGATCGACGCCAATGGCACCATCATCGGCGAGGGCCGCTCGGGCGCGGCCAATGCGCGCATCGGGCTGGAGGCGCTCTATGAGACGCTGAAGGACACCGCCGATCAGGCCGTGGCACAAGCAGGCCTCTCGCTTGAACAGCGCGCGCAAATCAAGGCGGGCATGGGCATTGCGGGCATCACCCGTCCCGGCGTGCGCGAGGCGCTGCAAGGCTTCGACTTCGGCTTTGCCTCCACCGCCTATGCCACCGATGCGCTGATCGCCAATCTGGGCGCGCATGGCGGGCATGACGGGGCAATCCTGATCATCGGCACCGGCAGCGCCGCGCAGCTGCGCGTTGACGGCCATGACTTCACCATCGGCGGCTATGGCTTCCCCATATCCGACGAAGGCAGCGGCGCGGCTCTGGGCCTTTCCGCCATGCGCCATGCCCTGCGCGCGCTGGACGGGCGCACGCGGCAAACGCCGCTCAGTACAGCGGTGACCGCACGCTTCAACCATGACACCGCTCAGGCCGTGGCGTGGATGGATCAGGCCACCCCGCGCGACTATGGCACCTTCGCCCCGCTGGTGATGGATTACGCCGAAGCGAACGACACCATCGCCCGCTCCATCGTCGAGGATGCCGCCGCCCATATCGAGCGCTTTATCGAAACCATCTTCGAACGCGGCGCGGCGCGCTGCGCTCTGGTGGGCGGTCTGGCGCCACGCATGGCGCCATGGCTGCGCTCGCGCACGGTGGCGCATCTGTGCCAGCCGCTGGGGGATTCGCTGGAAGGCGCGATCAGTCTGGCCGGTCGGCCACTCTCGGACATTCCCTTAGGCACCAAGTGACTTGTCGCACGCAGGGGCGCATGCACCGCTGATACAGTCTGATACAGCAGTCGGTTCATTTTCGGGTCAGGAAGCGACGGGAACCAAGAAGGTTCCCCGTTAACCGAGAGTATGCATGGCCCTGTCCGATCTGTTTTCCTTCACCTCTTCCGATCTGGCGATCGACTTGGGCACGGCCAATACGGTCGTCTATGTCCGCAACCGGGGCGTGGTGCTGGCCGAGCCTTCGGTGGTGGCGTTGCAGACCGTCAATGGTGTTTCCACAGTGCTGGCAGTGGGGGCGGATGCCAAGCTGATGATGGGCAAGACGCCCGACCATATCCGCACCGTGCGCCCCTTGCGCAACGGCGTGATTTCCGACCTCGACGTGGCCGAGCAGATGATCGCCCATTTCGTGCGCAAGGCACAGGGTCAGGGCGATGGCGCGCGGCAGGATGTGACCCGCCGGATGCGCGGGCGGCCAGAGATCGTGGTCTGCGTGCCCTCGGGCTCGACGCGGGTAGAACGGCGCGCCATTCGTGACGCAGCTTCCAACGCCGGGGCCAGCAAGGTGTGGCTGATCGATGAGCCCATGGCCGCCGCGATCGGCGCCGAACTGCCCGTCACCCATCCGGTGGGATCGATGGTGGTGGACATCGGCGGCGGCACCACCGAGGTTGGCGTGATCGCCACGGGGGGCCTGAGCCTTTCCATGTCGGTGCGTGTCGGCGGGGACAGGATGGACGATGCCATCGGCTCCTACGTGCGCCGCAACCACAATCTGCTGATCGGTGAGGCCACGGCGGAACGGGTGAAGCTGCAGCTGGGCGCCGCGCGCATCGGTCAGGACGGGCCCGAGCCTGCCGCCGTGATCAAGGGCCGTGATCTGGCCAAGGGCGTCCCTCAGGAAATGACGATCACGCAGGAAGAGATCGTGGAATCGCTGAGCGAGCCCGTGGGCCAGATCGTGGAGGCGGTGCGCGCCGCGCTGGAGCAGACCCCTCCGGAAATCGCGGCGGACATCATCGATGGCGGCATCGTGATGACCGGCGGCGGATCGCTGCTGTCCAATCTTGACCAGTTGCTGGCCCAGGAGACCGGCCTGCCGGTGAGCGTGGCCGACAATCCGCTCAATTGCGTGGCGATGGGCGCCGGGCGCGTGCTGGAGGACGGGATCTATCGCGGGGTGCTGCACGCCACCTGAGGGCGGGTTTTAGCCCGGGCTGCCGCCATCGGTTTCAAAGGTGACCTCGAAACGGCCCTTCGCGGTGGCCCCTTCGCAGACGATGGTGATCGGATCTCCGGAAAAGGCATCGCCATAGACGCATTTTCCGGTCGCCTTGAGCTGCTGCAGCCTGCCGCTCCCGCCCTTGCCGAGCGCGCCTTTCTGGAACTGCCGAAAGATGACCGTATCGACCGGCTGGACATTGCCCAGATTGCCCAGCGGCTGCTTGCGCGCGCCATTACCGGCGAATTCCAGCGTGAAGGATTGCTCGACGGAAAAAGTGAAACCCACACGTCCATTGGGATAGGTGGTGCCCAAAGCCTGCCCATTGCAAGGATCATCGATCAAATGGCCAGCCACCGCCAGATGCGTGCATTGGCCTGTGAGGGCGGCCACCTGCTTCGTGCCGGTTTTCTGCGGCGGCGCGGCGCTGGCGGACGTGGCTGCCAGAAGGAGAAGCAGAAGCGCGGTGGCTCGGGCCTTGGGCATGCTTTTCAGTCTCATCCGGCAGAACTCCGTCATCAACAGCAGATAGACGCTGCTGGGACGAAGGTGTTCCATAGAGTCAGCGCATTAGCACGGCAACCGCCCGAAGGCACTGCGCATGGATCAGCGCGGCTCAGTAGATGTCGCGCTTGTAGCGGCCTTCCTCCATCATCGCCTCGACGGTTTCGTCGCCCAGTGCGGCGCGCAGGGCAGCGTCCACCGCCGGAGCCATGCCTTTCAGGCTGCCGCAGACATAGATCGATGCGCCGCGCTGAACCCATGCGCGCAGTTCTTCCGCATGATCGGCCAGCAGCGCCTGCACATAGCGGCCATCGCCCGCATCGCGGGACCATGTGCGGTCCAGCCGCGTCAGGCTGCCTGCAGACACCGCCGCCAGCAGTTCCGCCTCATGGAAGGCATCATGAGCAGCGTTGCGCTCGCCCAGCATCAGCCAGCTTTCACCGATGCCATGGGCGGCGCGGTGGCGCAGATGAGCGCGCAGCCCCGCCAGCCCGGTGCCATTGCCGATCAGCACCATGGGCGCGGGGTCGGCAGGCGCCCGGAAATTGACATTGGCATGCAGGCGCATGGCGATCTCGCCGCCGAGTGGTGCAAAGGCCGTCAGCCAACCCGAGCCCAGCCCCAGCTTTCCGTTCTCGTCGCTGGCCTGACGCACCAGCAGATGCACACTGCCATCGGCCGGAATCGAGGCGATGGAATATTCGCGATGCGGCAGCGGGCGCAGCGTGTTGACGATCTCTTGCGCGCCGCGTCCGGCCACGGCGTCGGGCAGAATGCTGGCAGCCAGATGATCGGCCAGAGCCCGGCCTTCCACCAGCGCCGCGCCATCCAGACCCGCCTGCGCCAGCCATGCGCTGACCACAGCGGGATCGTGGCGTGGCAGCACCTCGGCGATATCGCCCGCTTCCCAGTCACGCGCGGCATCGCCAAGCGGTTCAAGCACGATATGATAGGCCGGTCCGCCCGCGCTGCCCGGATTGAGCAGCTGGCGCTCGGCCAGACGCCAGCGGTCATAGCTTGCGGGCTGCCAATCGGGCAATTCGCCATGCGCGCCGATCGAGGCGATCTGCTGCTGCCACTGGCGCTGGGCATCGGGATCGTCGCCATCGACCTCGATCATGTCGAACAGGCGGCGCGCGCCGCCTTGATGCAGCCAGTGATCGACCTGATGGCCAAAGGCGCAGAAATCGGGATATTCGCGGTCACCCAGCGCCAGCACGGCATAATCCAGCTCGCCCAGAGCAGCGGGCGCGGCCATCGCCTTGCGGGCGAAGCTGCGAGCATGATCGGGCGCCTCGCCCTCGCCATAGGTGCTGACCACCAGAAGCGCGCGACGGGCCTTGGCCAGCATTGCCTCATCCAGCTGCGGCAGGGCGACCAGTTGCGCATCGTCGAAAGCCGCCGCCGTCTGGCGGGCAAGGCGCTCGGCCCCGCCGGTCTGGCTGGCATAGACGACCAGCGTCTCGCCGCTGCCACCAGCGTTAGCCAGCACGGGCGCGTCCACCGCCTTCAACTCACGCTTTTTACGCCGCCGCGCAAAGTACAGCAGCAGGCCCGTGACAAAGAACAGCGGCATGGTCAGGCTGGTGATCAACATGATGATCCGCCCGATCAGCCCGAAAAACGCGCCGCGATGCAGCTCATAGACGCTGGTGGTGATCACCACGCCCAGCTTGCGCTTGGCGTAAAGGTCCGCCTTCACCACCTCGCCGCTCTGGGCATCGATGCGGTAATTGTCGGTCATGCGGTCATGCCGCGCGCCGGGGACCAGAGCGCGGATATCGACCGGCTTGTCGCCCTTGGGGATGGTGATGCGCAGGCTTTCATATTTGCCGCCGCTGGCCTGCAGGAAGCTCGCCCACGCGGGGGCCAGAACCGGGGGCGGCCCCTTGGGCTCCTTGCCGTCCTTCTCGCCATGCTCCTGCTCGGCTGCCTTGCCGGTCAGGGCGTAGATCACGCTCTGGCGATACCAGTCATAGGACCACCACAGGCCGGTCAGCGCGCTGAGCAGATAGAACACCAGCACCCAGCCGCCGATCACCGCATGCAGCGCGCGGTAGAGGTTGCGCCCGCTCATCCGCAGATCCAGCACGAACCACGCGCGCCAGTCGAGCGGCTTGCGCGGCCAGCGCAGATACAGGCCAGACAGCGCGAAATAGATCAGCGAAAGCGCCGCAATGCCCGTGATCGTGCGTCCGATGCCATTGCCATCGCCCGGCAGCGCCATCCAGCGGTGCAGGCTGCGCAGGAAGCGGAAGGTTTCCTCGCCCTTGGCATGGCCCAGCAGCCTGCCAGTGTAGGGGTCGATGTAGCCGTAATCGCCGCGCCCCTTCTTGCCCTTGGGCGGATCGAAAAAGACCTCTGCCGCCTTGCCCGGATCGGACGAGAGGCTCAGCGTGCTGACCCGCAACCCACCGCTCTGTGCCGAGGCGGCCGCCACCAGCGCATCGGGCGACAGGGCCGGTTTGCCGGGATTGGCCACCGTCACCACACCGGGGCTGAGCGCCTGCATGATCTCGTTTTCAAAGCTGATCGTGGCGCCCGTCACGCCCATCACCGCCAGCACGAGGCCGGCGGTGATGCCCAGAAACCAGTGGATTTGAAACAGGACGGAACGGGTCATGGCGGCGGCGGTCTCGATCAACGGAAAACTGTTGATCGGCGCATATCCGCCGCATCCTGAAAATGATAGTGCAAATCTGTCGCAATAAGTCCTAACTCACCAGCGCGGCATTCAGACGCAGCCAATTGCCATGGGCGAAGGCTTCCTTGTCTGCGCCCTCCAGCCCGCATGTGTCCAGAAACTGCCGCGCATCGCCGCCGGGGCGGTATTGATAGGGAAAGTCGGTGGAGAACAGCAGCCGCTCGGGGCCGACAATCGCCAGAGCGCGCTCCAGGTAATGCGGCATGAACATCCCGCTGGCCGTTACATAGAGATTGTCGCGCAGATAGTCGGCAATGGGGCGCTTCAGCCGTGAGAAACGGTCCATCGCGGCCAGCCTTTCGGCATAGAACAGCACCACCTCGCCCCAATGGCCGAGGATGACCTGCAGATCGGGCAGGCGGTCGAAGGTGCCGGAGAGGACCAGCCGGAGGAACTGGATGCCCGCATCATAATGCCAGCCAAGCCCAAAGGCGGCGAAGGCGGCATCAAGCTCGGCATGGAAGCCTGAATAATAGGCCTGCCTCACCGCAGGCGCAGGCATGCGCGGGTGAAGCAGGATGGGCGCCTTCAACCGCGCCGCGCTCTGGAAGATGGGCGCGAGGAAAGGCGCATCCAGATTATGCTCCTCCACCCGCCCGCACAGCATGGTGCCGGTAAAGCCCAGCTCCTTCACGCAGCGCTCCAGCTCCAGCGCCGCTTCCTCGGGCCGGGAGACCGGCAACGTGGCAAAACCCTGAAACCGTGCCGGATGGCGGGCAATTGCCTGCGCCAGCAGATCATTGGTGCGGCGCGCCAGATCGACACTCTCCGCGCCCAGATCATGCAGCATCGGCGTGGTGAGCGAGAGGACCTGCATATCCATGCCGGTCTCATCCATCAGCGCCAGACGCTGATCCGCCAGATCCATCAGCCGCCCCGCGATGGGGCCGCCATGGAAAGCGACGCTGGGGTCCTGCGCCTCAAGGCCAAGATCATGCCAGGCCTGCAAAACCTCTGGCGTAAGAACATGCTCTTCGATGCCGATCAACTGCATGGGGGGCTCCTGTGATGGGGATGCCGCCTTATCCTCCTGTCACAAAGCAGGCGCCAGACGCAGCAGATGCATATAACAATTGCATAGAACGCCTGTTCCGCCCTCCCGCTTTGCGGTAACCTTGCGCCATGATCGACATGAACCTGCTTGTCGCGCTTGACGCTTTGCTGGCCGAAGGCAGCGTGACCGGTGCGGCCAAGCGGCTGGGCCTGAGTTCATCCGCCATGAGCCGCACCCTCACCCGCCTGCGCGCCGCCACCGGCGATCCGCTGCTGGTGCGCGCCGGGCGCGGTCTGGTGCCCACGCCGCATGCCAGAGAGCTGCGCGACACGGTGCGGCGCCTGACCCATGAGGCGCGCACGGTCCTCAGCCCGCCGGCTGCCGCGCTCGATATTGCCGCGCTGGAGCAGACCTTTACCCTGCGCGCCGGGGAGGGTTTTCTCGCCCGCTTTCTGCCTCCGCTGGTCAGGGCGATCCGCGAAGCGGCGCCCGGCGTGCGCCTGTGCTTCGCCCCCAAGCCCAGCAAGGATGCCCGCCCCCTGCGCGAAGGGCCGGTCGATCTGGATATTGGCGTGGCGGGGGATTCCGGGCCGGAACTGCGCAGCCGATTCCTGTTTCGCGACAAGGTGATCGGCGCCGTTCGCCCCGGCCATCCGCTGCTGACCGGCCCCATCACGCCGCAGCGCTATGCGTCCTGCGACCATGTCGTCGCCTCGCGCCGGGGAGCCCGGTCCGGCCCTGTCGATGAAGCACTCCGCGTGCTGGGGCTGACACGCAACATTGCCGCCATCGTGCCGGGCTTTCCCGATGCCATGCGTCTGGCGCGCAGCTCCGATCTGGTTGCGCTGGTGCCATCCTCATGCCTGATCCGCACCGCCGATGAGCCCGAGCGCCCTGACGATCTGATCGGCTTCGCGCTGCCGCTGAACACGCCCGATGTGGTGGTCTCGCTGATGTGGCATCCCCGGCTCGATGCCGATCCGGCGCATCGCTGGTTGCGTGACACGGTTCAGGCCGCCTGCCTCAATCATATGCGCCACGCGGGAACCCGAATGCATGTTGCATGATTTTTCAAACTATGTCCGTGAAAGCTTTAGCAAACCGACCGCAAGTCGCTATGGCGCATCGGGCAGTCTGTCCTTACGGCATAAGCCGCAGTTCAGACTGCGGAGCCAATAAGGGGGAGGCTTCCATGGGGCACGAAGGTAAAAAGGATTGTTGCGATGCTCGAAGCTGACATCGGCCAAACCGGGGGCCAGACCCCGAGATCGCCTGAAGGTGGGCCCGAGGAACGCGAGCCCACTGTCTTCGCGCCCATCACCCCCACCCCCGCCCTGCGCGAGGATGAGCCCTACAGCCGCGACGAACTTCTCCATGAGATTTTCGAGGCCGCCCATGAGCGCCACGCATGGCGCAGTGCCGTCCGCATGCTGGTCGATGACGAGGAAAGCAGCCGCAAGACCGCGCTGACCTATGCCGAGCTGCGCCGCCGCGCGCTGCGCTTTGCCCATGAATTGCGCGATCTGGGCATCAAGCGCGGCGACCGTGTGGTGATCTGCCTGCCGCGCGGGCTCGATCAGTATATGGCGATCCTCGGCACGCTGTGGGTCGGCGCCTGCTATGTGCCGGTGGACTGGACCTACCCGCAGGACCGCATCGACTATATCGCACAGGACAGCGGCGCGGTGCTGGTCGTCACCGAAAGCGAGCGCGCCGCCGCCATGCCGGTCCGCACGCTGGAGCTGGACATCGCTCTGGGCGATCTGGCCGCCCATGAGGCCACCGAAATCACCCGCGCCGAGACCGGCGCCACGCCCGAAGACCTCGCCTATATCATCTACACCTCGGGCACGACGGGCCGCCCGAAAGGCGTGATGATCTCGCATCGCAACGCCTGCCATCTGGTGCGTTCGGAATGCGCGATTCTGGCGCTGGACCATGACGACAAGGTCTTCGGCGGCTTCAGCCTCGCCTTCGACATGTCGGTCGAGACGATGTGGAGCGCCTTTTTCGTCGGCGCCGAGCTGCTGGTGGCCGATGAGGCGCTGGCCAAGGCGGGCCCCGATATGGCAGGCGTGCTGGCGGCGGAGAACCTCACCGTCTGGCATGTGGTGCCCTCGCTGCTCTCGCTGGTCGAGACGCCGATGCCCACGCTGCGCCTGCTCAATCTGGGCGGCGAGGCCTGCCCGCCCGAGCTGGTCGATCGCTGGGCCCGCCCCGGCCTGCGCATGCTCAACACCTATGGCCCCACCGAGACCACGGTGACCGCCACCTGGACCGAGGTGCAGCCGGGCCGCCGCGTCACCATCGGCAAGCCGCTGCCCGGCTACACCGCATGGATCGTGGACGAAAAGCTCTGGCCGGTGCCCGCTGGCGCCGAGGGCGAGCTGGTGATCGGCGGGCCGGGCGTGGGGCCGGGCTATGTCGGGCGCGAGGATCTCACCGCCGACAAATTCGTGATGACGCCCTTCAACGGCCCCGATGGCAAGCCCGCGCTGATCTATCGCTCGGGCGATCTGGTGCGTCTGGACGCCGTGGGCGACATCGAGTTCATCGGCCGCATCGACACGCAGGTGAAGATCCGCGGCTTCCGCGTCGAACTGGGCGAGATCGAGGCGGTGATCGCCGAGGATCGCGCGGTGGCGCAGGCTGTCGTCCATCTGTTCAAGGATGAGGATGGCGCGGAATTCCTCGCCGCTTTCGTGGTGGCGCGCGGCGGTGCGGTGATCGATATCGATGCCGCCAAGGCCCGGGTCAAGGAACGCCTGCCCAACTATATGCGGCCCGCCGCCTATCAGCTGCTCGATGCCCTTCCTACGTTGCCCGCCTCGGGCAAGGTCGACCGCAAGGCGCTGGTGCGCCCCGCCATGGCGGTGGCCGAGGATCGCGACACCGTTGCACCTGCCACGCCTTTAGAGGAGCAACTCCACGCCATCTGGGCCGAGGCCTTTGCGCCGCAGAAGGTCTCCGTCACCGATGATCTGTTCGAGGATCTGGGCGGCCATTCGCTGAAGGCCGCGCGTCTGGTCTCCGCGATCCGCAAGTCGAAGGGCTTGGCGGGCGTTTCCATTCAGGACCTCTACGCCGCCCCCACAATCCGCACCTTGGCCGAAAGGCTGAAGGACACGCTGATCTCTGACGATCACGAGGCCGAACCCTATTACCGCATCGCCGCGTGGAAGCGCTGGCTGTGCTGGATCGCCCAGACCATCGCGCTGATCCCCATCTACACGGTGGCGGGGCTGCAATGGTTCTTCCCCTATGTCGCCTACACCCATTTGTCGGGCGATATGAGCCGCTTGCAGGCGCTGATGTTCAGCGGCCTCAGCTTTATCACCATTCCGCCGCTGGCCATGATGGCTTCGGTGCTGGTGAAATGGCTGGTGATCGGGCGCTTCCGCGCAGGCGATTATCCGCTGTGGGGCGCCTATTACTTCCGCTGGTGGTT includes the following:
- a CDS encoding BadF/BadG/BcrA/BcrD ATPase family protein — translated: MTYYLGIDAGGSNCRARLIDANGTIIGEGRSGAANARIGLEALYETLKDTADQAVAQAGLSLEQRAQIKAGMGIAGITRPGVREALQGFDFGFASTAYATDALIANLGAHGGHDGAILIIGTGSAAQLRVDGHDFTIGGYGFPISDEGSGAALGLSAMRHALRALDGRTRQTPLSTAVTARFNHDTAQAVAWMDQATPRDYGTFAPLVMDYAEANDTIARSIVEDAAAHIERFIETIFERGAARCALVGGLAPRMAPWLRSRTVAHLCQPLGDSLEGAISLAGRPLSDIPLGTK
- a CDS encoding LysR family transcriptional regulator, with protein sequence MNLLVALDALLAEGSVTGAAKRLGLSSSAMSRTLTRLRAATGDPLLVRAGRGLVPTPHARELRDTVRRLTHEARTVLSPPAAALDIAALEQTFTLRAGEGFLARFLPPLVRAIREAAPGVRLCFAPKPSKDARPLREGPVDLDIGVAGDSGPELRSRFLFRDKVIGAVRPGHPLLTGPITPQRYASCDHVVASRRGARSGPVDEALRVLGLTRNIAAIVPGFPDAMRLARSSDLVALVPSSCLIRTADEPERPDDLIGFALPLNTPDVVVSLMWHPRLDADPAHRWLRDTVQAACLNHMRHAGTRMHVA
- a CDS encoding rod shape-determining protein, with the protein product MALSDLFSFTSSDLAIDLGTANTVVYVRNRGVVLAEPSVVALQTVNGVSTVLAVGADAKLMMGKTPDHIRTVRPLRNGVISDLDVAEQMIAHFVRKAQGQGDGARQDVTRRMRGRPEIVVCVPSGSTRVERRAIRDAASNAGASKVWLIDEPMAAAIGAELPVTHPVGSMVVDIGGGTTEVGVIATGGLSLSMSVRVGGDRMDDAIGSYVRRNHNLLIGEATAERVKLQLGAARIGQDGPEPAAVIKGRDLAKGVPQEMTITQEEIVESLSEPVGQIVEAVRAALEQTPPEIAADIIDGGIVMTGGGSLLSNLDQLLAQETGLPVSVADNPLNCVAMGAGRVLEDGIYRGVLHAT
- a CDS encoding amidohydrolase family protein translates to MQLIGIEEHVLTPEVLQAWHDLGLEAQDPSVAFHGGPIAGRLMDLADQRLALMDETGMDMQVLSLTTPMLHDLGAESVDLARRTNDLLAQAIARHPARFQGFATLPVSRPEEAALELERCVKELGFTGTMLCGRVEEHNLDAPFLAPIFQSAARLKAPILLHPRMPAPAVRQAYYSGFHAELDAAFAAFGLGWHYDAGIQFLRLVLSGTFDRLPDLQVILGHWGEVVLFYAERLAAMDRFSRLKRPIADYLRDNLYVTASGMFMPHYLERALAIVGPERLLFSTDFPYQYRPGGDARQFLDTCGLEGADKEAFAHGNWLRLNAALVS
- a CDS encoding sulfite reductase flavoprotein subunit alpha — encoded protein: MTRSVLFQIHWFLGITAGLVLAVMGVTGATISFENEIMQALSPGVVTVANPGKPALSPDALVAAASAQSGGLRVSTLSLSSDPGKAAEVFFDPPKGKKGRGDYGYIDPYTGRLLGHAKGEETFRFLRSLHRWMALPGDGNGIGRTITGIAALSLIYFALSGLYLRWPRKPLDWRAWFVLDLRMSGRNLYRALHAVIGGWVLVFYLLSALTGLWWSYDWYRQSVIYALTGKAAEQEHGEKDGKEPKGPPPVLAPAWASFLQASGGKYESLRITIPKGDKPVDIRALVPGARHDRMTDNYRIDAQSGEVVKADLYAKRKLGVVITTSVYELHRGAFFGLIGRIIMLITSLTMPLFFVTGLLLYFARRRKKRELKAVDAPVLANAGGSGETLVVYASQTGGAERLARQTAAAFDDAQLVALPQLDEAMLAKARRALLVVSTYGEGEAPDHARSFARKAMAAPAALGELDYAVLALGDREYPDFCAFGHQVDHWLHQGGARRLFDMIEVDGDDPDAQRQWQQQIASIGAHGELPDWQPASYDRWRLAERQLLNPGSAGGPAYHIVLEPLGDAARDWEAGDIAEVLPRHDPAVVSAWLAQAGLDGAALVEGRALADHLAASILPDAVAGRGAQEIVNTLRPLPHREYSIASIPADGSVHLLVRQASDENGKLGLGSGWLTAFAPLGGEIAMRLHANVNFRAPADPAPMVLIGNGTGLAGLRAHLRHRAAHGIGESWLMLGERNAAHDAFHEAELLAAVSAGSLTRLDRTWSRDAGDGRYVQALLADHAEELRAWVQRGASIYVCGSLKGMAPAVDAALRAALGDETVEAMMEEGRYKRDIY
- a CDS encoding Pls/PosA family non-ribosomal peptide synthetase, whose protein sequence is MLEADIGQTGGQTPRSPEGGPEEREPTVFAPITPTPALREDEPYSRDELLHEIFEAAHERHAWRSAVRMLVDDEESSRKTALTYAELRRRALRFAHELRDLGIKRGDRVVICLPRGLDQYMAILGTLWVGACYVPVDWTYPQDRIDYIAQDSGAVLVVTESERAAAMPVRTLELDIALGDLAAHEATEITRAETGATPEDLAYIIYTSGTTGRPKGVMISHRNACHLVRSECAILALDHDDKVFGGFSLAFDMSVETMWSAFFVGAELLVADEALAKAGPDMAGVLAAENLTVWHVVPSLLSLVETPMPTLRLLNLGGEACPPELVDRWARPGLRMLNTYGPTETTVTATWTEVQPGRRVTIGKPLPGYTAWIVDEKLWPVPAGAEGELVIGGPGVGPGYVGREDLTADKFVMTPFNGPDGKPALIYRSGDLVRLDAVGDIEFIGRIDTQVKIRGFRVELGEIEAVIAEDRAVAQAVVHLFKDEDGAEFLAAFVVARGGAVIDIDAAKARVKERLPNYMRPAAYQLLDALPTLPASGKVDRKALVRPAMAVAEDRDTVAPATPLEEQLHAIWAEAFAPQKVSVTDDLFEDLGGHSLKAARLVSAIRKSKGLAGVSIQDLYAAPTIRTLAERLKDTLISDDHEAEPYYRIAAWKRWLCWIAQTIALIPIYTVAGLQWFFPYVAYTHLSGDMSRLQALMFSGLSFITIPPLAMMASVLVKWLVIGRFRAGDYPLWGAYYFRWWFVRRFSEVIATPYLAGTPMIRAYYRLLGAKVGKRAFIGRGPIDVADLVTIGDDAVISDQAMLATSSVERGLLRLGSATLGKGAIVGSMAVVGRGGVIGDGAMLDDLSSLPVNATIPPRERWSGSPAHKIAGDLPQQSDDKAGKLARTLTALALSLAALILPIVAILPIAPGLIAMIEIDWNSDSYTYLLLAPGLAVTYVILMCVLTVIAKRLFLGRVHAGRYSLHSWFYVRFWFVQQINDLALRLLHPIYATLYVVPWYRALGVKVGRRAEISTAAAIVPDLVDIGPESFIADAVLFGAARIQPGAIELAHTRIGRRSFIGNSALLPSGAQIGDGVLIGVLSTPPRDGGAAQPDGTWFGSPPISLPVRQTSTLFDEGARFNPGPRLVATRLAIEAVRVTLSLTLFLAFFDLLLSVVGTLDDLRHGGRLILIAFPFLYIGFALACGASVVLLKWLIVGRYKPTTQPLWSTFVWRTELVTATYENLAVSNLLEPLRGTPWLPAYLRLLGCKIGKRCYMDTTDVTEHDLVNIGDDVALNDFAGLQTHLFEDRVMKVSSVHVHDRATIGSYAIVLYDAEIGEDAQLGDLSVVMKGETLPAGTSWEGSPARLVAHGG
- the dld gene encoding D-lactate dehydrogenase, producing MAQMLLTQLREAVGPSHVLTSARATARYRQGYRTGSGPALAVVKPGSLLELWRVAQACVQADVSIIMQASNTGLTGGSTPDGADYPGGLVIISTTRLSALRVIREGAQVLCLPGTTLHRLEQALRPYGREPHSVIGSSCLGASVVGGVCNNSGGSLVRRGPAYTQMALYGQVMPDGSLRLVNHLGIELGAQPEIILSRLDQGQFSEADIAPADDRWAHDHSYTAHVCDIESDTPARFNADPRCLFEAAGSAGKLIVFAVRLDTFAQEKDTATFYIGTDRPAVLTDLRRTMLGSFAAPPIAGEYMHRTAFDIADRYGRDTFVAIERLGTDRLPALFAAKAKVDALLGAGRSDRLLQWASRLLPDHLPPRMRQFRDQFAHHLILKVSRDQVDETRALLARLLPGDDAGAFFECSPQEATKAFLHRFVAAGAAVRYRAVHRKEVEDIVALDIALPRNTREWVEHLPPELIRQTVYVLYYGHFFCQVFHQDYIVTKGTDPLAYEHALWALLDERGAQYPAEHNVGHLYVARPELADFYRQIDPRNQLNPGIGHTTRTRDWVDTTSHGAPHP